A genomic stretch from Aegilops tauschii subsp. strangulata cultivar AL8/78 unplaced genomic scaffold, Aet v6.0 ptg000601l_obj, whole genome shotgun sequence includes:
- the LOC141032773 gene encoding uncharacterized protein — MQGGCIADIGSCGTGFDSASGSVRTKKFRTKGSELADRKGEKNKAMPRAPSICCSSIDEALSFSSRARCNKRLVLFPSREPRERPAPRRAKLIFKTGSSGALKRAGPLKGRLLCERSSESTRVLRTKGVYNWGAAQLFCWRDRMEFFTKFETKEKIKVSL, encoded by the coding sequence ATGCAAGGAGGATGTATAGCTGATATAGGATCTTGTGGAACTGGATTTGATTCTGCAAGCGGTTCGGTACGAACGAAGAAATTTCGAACAAAAGGATCGGAACTCGCTGATAGGAAAGGAGAGAAAAACAAAGCAATGCCAAGAGCTCCGTCAATCTGCTGTTCATCGATAGACGAAGCTCTCTCTTTTTCATCTCGTGCCAGATGTAACAAAAGATTAGTCCTTTTTCCTTCTCGCGAACCACGGGAGCGCCCAGCGCCCAGAAGAGCAAAGCTCATTTTCAAAACAGGGTCAAGCGGCGCATTAAAAAGGGCTGGCCCGTTAAAAGGACGCTTACTTTGCGAACGAAGTTCAGAATCAACAAGGGTTCTCCGAACGAAGGGAGTGTACAACTGGGGCGCAGCCCAACTTTTTTGTTGGAGAGATAGAATGGAGTTCTTCACGAAGTTCGAGACAAAGGAAAAAATCAAAGTTTCTCTATAG